In bacterium, the following proteins share a genomic window:
- a CDS encoding VWA domain-containing protein: protein MAKRFLLTTLLFAALTVAVTAQPNLNFKRVATNWPTVELYFSVGCSGTPAYNMTKQNLRVFENGVEVNDFALSCPDPTQRCAISVALVFDGSGSMAGAGNAGAKAAGRAFVDIIDGVLDQVSIIWFNAQVTVQQQMTTLKPLLYSALEALPTGGFTAIWDGCYRGVEEVALHGTNPCRGVILLGDGEDNSSSRTPQEIIDLANQHHVRVYTVGLGSNINATELEMIALLTGGRYYHTPNAGQLAAIYQEISTIMFQGFQECTITYESDCSDGAMRDLELQLVNFCGGSDVKVKGYRAPMDSTTFSGLQMEIGDATVNAGSEVSIPLNLLAPPGDRMFYPFSFSLLFDQQCVSFVGVNAPTGALLEGVPLDISPVPGGVRIETTDRKLLGSIGELMEFTFRASRPNDTTCCNIQIADAAFEQGCFLPVVAAGQICILPGAPLVTCEPFPTFSFVWDRALGSYNPNPFQIRGRFFNSGDRRAKNTRFKITYDDSVFSLMTPSSDEQVAVPADIDTGSSVEVEWIIQVKPQSTGDTTDLCITAMFDNHEDVTCCAQIYIPPAEPILECALDIPIITADTEKGMYAPMPFPVTVTVTNSGGLQTDSVFATIIVPPDLSLAANDAPDNHTKRVLPAILSASQVGTAMWMVKHPRALTEKQYTIQVWVKTSNADSSLCEAVVTIPPLTTPLSATITPEGALAFCEGKSVVLDAGSGYEKYLWSRGDTTQKILVNQSGSYWAQVWDASGQTATSDTVVVTVYPLPPKPVIRRSGDSLITDPAAQYVWIKDSALIPGADEQAIVLNDVGEYAVIVYNAEGCENTSDPFIVDVLDAEFPVPGLFAVDIFPQPGTGTLNLRFNSTQSELVDITAYDLLGRAVYSSDAFRIAGLHTFTIETDGWGRGIYYLRINHGGENTIRAVQIR, encoded by the coding sequence TTGGCGAAGCGTTTCCTTCTGACGACACTGCTTTTTGCTGCGTTGACCGTAGCAGTGACAGCGCAGCCCAACCTGAATTTCAAACGGGTCGCGACGAACTGGCCGACGGTCGAACTGTACTTCTCGGTGGGCTGCAGCGGGACTCCCGCCTACAACATGACAAAGCAGAATTTGCGGGTGTTCGAAAATGGAGTGGAGGTCAATGACTTTGCGCTTTCCTGTCCCGACCCCACACAGCGCTGCGCCATTTCCGTTGCCCTCGTGTTCGATGGTTCCGGTTCAATGGCGGGTGCGGGGAATGCGGGTGCCAAAGCGGCGGGACGGGCGTTCGTGGATATTATTGACGGAGTCCTCGACCAGGTGAGCATTATCTGGTTCAACGCGCAGGTCACGGTGCAGCAGCAGATGACGACTCTGAAACCGCTGCTCTATTCCGCGCTCGAAGCACTTCCGACCGGTGGCTTCACCGCCATATGGGATGGCTGCTACAGAGGAGTTGAGGAAGTGGCTCTGCATGGGACCAATCCCTGCAGGGGGGTGATACTGCTGGGCGACGGGGAAGACAATTCCTCATCACGCACCCCGCAGGAAATCATCGATCTTGCGAATCAGCACCATGTACGCGTGTACACAGTTGGACTGGGTTCAAACATCAATGCTACAGAACTGGAGATGATCGCGCTGCTGACCGGGGGACGCTATTACCATACTCCCAATGCGGGACAGCTGGCTGCGATTTACCAGGAGATTTCGACAATCATGTTTCAGGGTTTCCAGGAATGCACGATCACCTATGAGAGCGACTGCTCCGATGGTGCGATGCGGGATCTGGAACTGCAGCTCGTAAATTTCTGCGGGGGATCGGATGTGAAAGTCAAAGGCTATCGTGCGCCGATGGATTCCACGACCTTCTCCGGTCTTCAGATGGAAATTGGAGATGCCACGGTCAATGCCGGGAGCGAAGTCAGCATCCCGCTCAACCTCCTTGCGCCACCGGGTGACAGAATGTTCTATCCCTTCAGCTTTTCGTTGCTGTTCGATCAGCAGTGCGTCTCCTTTGTGGGCGTGAACGCACCGACAGGGGCGCTGCTTGAAGGAGTTCCACTCGACATCTCACCGGTTCCGGGAGGCGTACGAATAGAGACGACGGACCGCAAGCTGCTCGGCAGTATCGGCGAGCTCATGGAGTTCACCTTCCGTGCCTCGCGTCCCAATGATACGACCTGCTGCAATATTCAGATTGCTGACGCGGCATTTGAACAGGGCTGTTTCCTGCCTGTCGTGGCAGCGGGACAGATCTGCATCCTCCCCGGGGCTCCGCTCGTCACCTGCGAACCGTTCCCAACTTTTTCGTTTGTCTGGGATCGTGCGCTGGGCTCCTACAATCCAAACCCGTTCCAGATACGAGGGAGATTCTTCAACTCCGGTGACCGGCGAGCGAAAAATACGCGCTTCAAAATTACATATGATGACTCCGTCTTTTCCTTGATGACGCCAAGTTCGGATGAGCAGGTTGCTGTGCCGGCGGATATCGATACCGGGAGTTCTGTGGAGGTGGAGTGGATCATCCAGGTTAAGCCGCAATCTACAGGTGATACGACGGATCTGTGCATCACTGCGATGTTTGATAATCATGAAGACGTGACATGTTGTGCGCAGATTTATATTCCGCCTGCGGAGCCTATCCTTGAATGCGCACTGGATATCCCGATAATCACTGCCGATACAGAGAAAGGGATGTATGCGCCGATGCCATTTCCCGTCACTGTGACGGTTACGAATTCCGGTGGACTGCAGACGGATTCCGTATTCGCCACCATCATCGTTCCTCCTGATCTCTCCCTGGCCGCGAATGATGCTCCTGACAATCACACAAAACGCGTGCTGCCTGCAATACTTTCCGCGTCACAAGTCGGTACGGCCATGTGGATGGTCAAGCATCCCCGTGCCCTCACCGAAAAACAGTATACGATTCAGGTATGGGTGAAAACTTCGAACGCAGACTCCTCACTCTGCGAGGCTGTCGTTACGATCCCTCCACTCACCACACCGTTGTCGGCCACCATCACACCGGAAGGTGCACTCGCTTTCTGTGAAGGAAAGTCTGTTGTGCTGGATGCAGGGAGTGGTTACGAAAAATATCTCTGGTCGAGAGGTGATACCACACAGAAGATTCTCGTCAATCAGAGCGGCTCATACTGGGCGCAGGTGTGGGACGCGAGCGGACAGACCGCGACATCCGATACCGTCGTCGTCACTGTCTACCCCCTGCCCCCGAAGCCCGTTATCAGACGAAGCGGCGACAGCCTGATCACCGATCCCGCGGCGCAGTACGTGTGGATCAAGGACAGTGCGCTGATCCCGGGAGCGGATGAACAAGCAATTGTGCTGAATGATGTGGGCGAATACGCGGTCATCGTGTACAATGCTGAAGGTTGCGAAAATACTTCCGATCCCTTCATCGTGGATGTGCTCGACGCGGAGTTCCCCGTTCCTGGATTGTTCGCTGTAGATATCTTCCCGCAGCCCGGTACCGGCACACTGAACCTTCGTTTCAATTCGACGCAGTCGGAACTGGTGGACATCACGGCCTACGATTTGCTGGGCCGCGCGGTGTATTCCTCGGATGCATTTCGTATCGCGGGACTGCATACCTTCACCATCGAAACTGATGGATGGGGAAGGGGTATTTATTACCTCCGCATCAATCATGGCGGAGAAAACACCATCCGTGCGGTGCAGATACGGTAG
- a CDS encoding PKD domain-containing protein, with product MKQTSMMLIAIVLLSVSFAYGQQNPAMLGPIDPGNDNIFRGWMSRDVANGYMYFKMYDGIGSEIHPTNSTVRIGNLWRTDGTPSGTTRYASAQVVGEVRAIGDLVYFTGADPDPNNWDDPWRSDGTAAGTFRLTDLGKRMSASTNEWDFESFNGAVYFIHGYNKKQFTTPVINLMTTDGTTNGTSVVASVPNGIIDLTPMGNDLFIYMFDLWKSDGTSSGTVELKDICPGTGYCSVEPYPLPDPYASSHYWRPFASNGTYYGRFADGVAGDELWMSDGTAAGTVMVKDINPGSGSSWPCMFAELNGELYFAAYDDDAGFELWKSDGTANGTVLVKDINPNGNSEPLWLTTVNTAGGDLLFFSADDGTNGRELWISDGTPGGTNMLKDINAYGSSNPRFTTFANYEYRCSDEDYMLVMTSYNGIVYFAADDGNGYELWSSDGTSAGTTKLFDINPAGSSNPLYITEVNGKILFFAYEPTYGYEWYSYDPSQPIGSNTPPVASFTATPSSGDAPLQVSFDASTSDDPDGSIVAYDWDFGDGSTGSGMLISHTYQNGGTYTATLTVTDDDSGIDQATASINVSSTGGMDIFVVNQLLSRVVLPGNRTAGQSLLTIEGNSAAVAGAEVFVSYSGPTTGVVSGFTDASGQVTIETASTKKDLNLNWCYTVTDIQLAGYTFNDQTGVPYLCEGSPKRSAEVQSNCLLHAPYPNPFGTGSFTGGSTANIRFALQESMHVSIRVYDALGREIITAVDEYRTAGSHNVQFNAGALPSGTYFVRLSSAEGVQSMRIVLQN from the coding sequence ATGAAGCAAACTTCGATGATGCTGATAGCGATTGTGTTGTTGTCTGTATCGTTCGCATATGGACAGCAAAATCCCGCCATGCTTGGACCCATCGATCCCGGAAACGACAATATCTTCAGAGGCTGGATGTCACGTGATGTGGCAAACGGATACATGTATTTCAAAATGTATGATGGCATCGGATCGGAAATCCATCCCACGAATTCCACTGTTCGTATCGGAAATCTGTGGAGGACTGATGGTACGCCTTCCGGAACGACCCGATATGCATCGGCGCAGGTCGTCGGCGAAGTCAGGGCCATTGGTGATCTCGTGTACTTCACCGGAGCTGATCCAGATCCCAACAACTGGGACGATCCATGGCGAAGCGATGGAACAGCGGCAGGAACATTCAGGCTTACAGACCTTGGCAAACGTATGTCTGCATCTACCAACGAGTGGGACTTCGAGTCGTTCAATGGTGCTGTGTACTTCATTCATGGGTACAACAAGAAACAGTTTACCACGCCTGTGATCAATCTGATGACAACGGATGGAACGACGAACGGTACCTCTGTCGTTGCTTCGGTCCCCAACGGGATCATTGATTTGACTCCTATGGGAAACGATCTTTTCATCTACATGTTTGATCTCTGGAAATCAGATGGGACTTCAAGTGGTACGGTCGAATTGAAGGACATATGTCCCGGTACCGGATACTGTTCCGTCGAACCATATCCGCTGCCCGATCCTTACGCAAGCAGTCATTACTGGCGGCCATTCGCCTCCAATGGAACTTACTACGGTCGGTTCGCAGACGGCGTTGCCGGTGATGAGCTATGGATGAGCGATGGAACTGCAGCAGGGACGGTGATGGTAAAGGATATCAACCCTGGTTCTGGCAGTTCCTGGCCCTGCATGTTCGCGGAATTGAATGGGGAACTGTATTTCGCCGCCTACGATGATGACGCAGGATTTGAGTTGTGGAAGTCCGATGGCACCGCCAACGGGACGGTGCTGGTGAAGGATATTAATCCGAACGGAAATTCCGAACCGCTGTGGCTCACGACAGTGAACACTGCGGGCGGAGACCTGCTGTTCTTCAGCGCGGACGATGGCACAAACGGCAGAGAGTTGTGGATCAGCGACGGTACACCAGGTGGTACGAATATGCTGAAGGATATCAATGCGTATGGAAGTTCAAATCCCCGGTTCACAACGTTTGCGAACTACGAGTATCGTTGTTCGGATGAGGACTACATGCTGGTCATGACTTCCTACAACGGTATTGTTTACTTCGCTGCAGATGATGGGAACGGATACGAACTCTGGAGCAGTGATGGTACCTCAGCAGGGACTACTAAACTATTCGATATCAATCCCGCAGGCAGTTCGAATCCGCTCTATATCACCGAAGTAAATGGAAAGATTCTGTTCTTTGCCTATGAGCCAACCTACGGATATGAGTGGTATTCATACGACCCTTCACAACCAATTGGGAGCAATACACCCCCAGTCGCAAGTTTCACAGCCACACCCAGCAGCGGAGACGCTCCGCTGCAAGTGAGCTTTGATGCTTCGACCTCGGACGATCCGGACGGGAGTATCGTGGCCTACGATTGGGATTTTGGTGACGGATCGACAGGCAGCGGCATGCTGATTTCCCACACGTATCAGAATGGAGGTACTTACACAGCTACACTCACTGTAACGGATGACGATTCCGGAATTGATCAAGCGACTGCATCGATCAATGTCAGTTCAACCGGTGGAATGGACATCTTCGTGGTAAACCAGCTTCTTTCGCGTGTGGTGCTGCCAGGAAACAGAACTGCCGGACAGTCCCTCCTGACGATTGAGGGCAATTCCGCAGCAGTCGCAGGTGCTGAGGTTTTCGTCTCATATTCCGGGCCGACAACTGGGGTGGTTTCCGGATTCACGGACGCTTCGGGGCAGGTAACGATTGAAACTGCCAGCACGAAGAAGGACCTGAATCTCAACTGGTGCTATACGGTGACTGATATTCAATTGGCTGGTTACACATTCAATGATCAGACAGGTGTCCCGTATCTGTGCGAAGGGAGTCCCAAGCGCAGTGCAGAGGTTCAATCGAACTGTCTGCTTCACGCTCCATATCCCAACCCATTCGGGACGGGATCGTTCACAGGTGGAAGCACAGCAAATATTCGATTTGCTCTGCAAGAATCAATGCATGTCTCGATCCGTGTATACGATGCTCTCGGGAGGGAGATCATCACTGCGGTTGACGAATACCGTACAGCCGGTTCCCATAACGTGCAATTCAATGCCGGCGCCTTGCCGTCAGGGACATATTTCGTGCGACTTTCATCCGCCGAAGGCGTCCAGAGCATGCGCATTGTCCTTCAAAACTGA
- a CDS encoding T9SS type A sorting domain-containing protein, translated as MRYLIRMAMQSFHSKLIVRTVTFLSLVLLLPLSAGWAQATSGPSLSPRCVVPDSLGFDRETNDYYPNPFVCRVECVNRGSNPAYDVIGRIELAPGMEFDPPGQSPVLNFSPSTLHPWKSGDSIQDVRWTCRWTERHRVEKVPRVRYVVVGRDSNGVLLDSVDAVGQFSVPGLQPYFACDLELPDSLGLNREGTDVEPNPFTVKYTIRNISNQVGRIKQVTLYFPMSEGLSLSTSSPNPTTFNPNLELDMGEEHTWTWTINVDGRAKRRQPKIQVIAFDDEGNPIPCEDWLPIVGLEATLACDFHTDTPVLQYDSTTGTYHPDRFVFSAKFMNLGSVPLYNIETRIRWDDVSGEHLLELDSDYPNNGNPRFFGMLLPGRDTTCTWGLRLRNMNTTQTPQYIQFHLEAGSEETPYNREACDGYVQIDPVMPLAVHSNSTLPQTCALSVQPNPVRNTAYINLTLGRTGSVHLVVTDALGRIVHTVLDGEYLSSGKYTRSVQLTSVPAGLYFVRLAAGEDVRTEKLLLLR; from the coding sequence ATGCGTTATCTGATTCGCATGGCAATGCAGAGCTTTCACAGCAAACTGATCGTGAGAACTGTTACGTTTCTGAGTTTAGTCCTGCTGTTGCCACTGTCTGCGGGATGGGCGCAGGCAACATCGGGTCCCTCACTCTCGCCGCGCTGCGTTGTGCCGGATTCGCTGGGCTTCGACAGGGAGACAAACGACTACTATCCCAATCCGTTTGTCTGCAGGGTGGAATGTGTGAACCGGGGAAGCAACCCGGCCTACGATGTCATAGGCCGAATAGAACTTGCGCCCGGAATGGAATTCGATCCCCCGGGACAATCTCCTGTACTGAATTTTTCACCCTCGACGCTACATCCGTGGAAGTCCGGTGACTCGATACAGGATGTCCGGTGGACGTGTAGGTGGACCGAGCGTCATCGAGTCGAGAAGGTTCCTCGGGTACGGTACGTCGTTGTGGGAAGAGATTCGAACGGTGTGCTTCTTGATTCCGTGGACGCGGTCGGGCAGTTCAGTGTCCCGGGCCTGCAGCCATATTTCGCCTGCGACCTCGAGCTTCCAGATTCGCTCGGTTTGAACCGGGAAGGGACGGATGTCGAACCAAATCCCTTCACCGTGAAGTACACCATACGCAACATCAGCAACCAGGTGGGGAGAATTAAGCAGGTGACACTCTATTTCCCAATGAGTGAGGGATTGAGTTTGAGTACGTCCTCGCCTAATCCGACGACTTTCAATCCGAATCTGGAACTGGATATGGGGGAGGAACACACCTGGACCTGGACGATTAATGTCGACGGGCGTGCCAAGCGCAGACAGCCAAAAATCCAGGTCATAGCGTTTGATGATGAAGGCAATCCCATTCCCTGCGAAGACTGGCTGCCGATTGTGGGACTTGAAGCCACACTTGCCTGCGACTTTCACACCGATACCCCTGTGCTGCAATACGACTCCACAACAGGTACGTATCATCCTGATCGATTTGTCTTCTCCGCGAAGTTCATGAATCTTGGCAGCGTACCGCTGTACAATATTGAGACCAGGATTCGCTGGGATGATGTCAGTGGTGAGCACCTCCTTGAACTCGATTCGGATTACCCGAACAATGGAAATCCACGCTTTTTCGGTATGCTGCTTCCGGGCAGGGATACCACATGTACCTGGGGACTTCGTCTGCGGAATATGAACACCACTCAAACCCCGCAGTACATTCAATTCCACCTTGAAGCAGGGTCGGAGGAAACGCCATACAACAGAGAGGCCTGTGATGGCTACGTGCAGATTGATCCCGTCATGCCGCTGGCTGTACACTCAAACTCGACGCTGCCTCAGACCTGCGCATTGAGCGTCCAGCCCAATCCCGTGAGGAACACCGCATACATTAATCTCACCCTTGGCCGAACAGGCTCCGTGCATCTCGTCGTGACCGATGCACTGGGGAGAATTGTGCATACGGTCCTGGACGGCGAGTACCTATCCAGTGGCAAGTATACCCGCTCTGTGCAGCTTACAAGCGTTCCCGCGGGATTGTATTTCGTTCGCCTGGCCGCAGGTGAAGATGTGCGTACAGAAAAGCTCCTCTTGCTGCGCTGA
- a CDS encoding class I SAM-dependent methyltransferase: protein MYTTLYQFTQRPVPFSRSTARELWTRPHIARQMLTYHLNPETELASRSAGIIDGIVTSLDDRFSLNGKRVCDLGCGPGLYTSRFAALGAEVTGVDFSRNSLEYAEKEAGRNGQEITYIHADYVEDALPGDFDLVTFIYYDYGVLSPEHRRHLLTKIHSMLRPGGYLALDALGMGSFSAKRETTAIEHRLMNGFWSEKDYIGLQRTLLYSDDAVSLDHYVIIEPGEHWEIYNWLQHFTPDHLADELEQAGFSIEAVNASLAGDALTDTSETIAVIARK, encoded by the coding sequence ATGTATACCACACTGTATCAATTCACACAGCGTCCCGTGCCCTTCTCGCGCAGTACCGCGCGAGAGTTGTGGACGCGTCCCCATATTGCGCGTCAGATGCTGACGTATCACCTGAATCCGGAGACGGAACTCGCATCCCGCAGTGCAGGCATCATCGATGGTATTGTTACATCGCTTGATGACAGATTTTCACTCAATGGGAAGCGGGTCTGTGATCTGGGGTGCGGACCGGGACTGTACACTTCCCGCTTCGCCGCACTCGGTGCGGAGGTTACGGGGGTGGATTTCTCCCGGAACTCGCTCGAATACGCGGAGAAAGAAGCCGGCCGCAACGGACAAGAGATTACATATATCCATGCGGACTATGTGGAAGATGCGCTGCCGGGAGATTTCGACCTCGTCACCTTCATATACTATGACTATGGCGTGCTCTCCCCCGAACATCGTCGCCACCTGCTCACGAAAATTCATTCCATGCTGCGTCCAGGAGGCTATCTCGCGCTGGATGCCCTGGGAATGGGAAGCTTTTCCGCGAAGCGGGAAACGACAGCGATCGAACACAGGCTCATGAACGGATTCTGGTCTGAGAAAGATTACATCGGACTGCAGCGCACGCTGCTCTATTCCGACGATGCCGTGTCACTCGACCACTACGTGATCATCGAGCCAGGAGAGCACTGGGAAATCTATAACTGGCTGCAGCACTTCACCCCTGATCACCTTGCTGACGAACTCGAGCAGGCTGGATTCAGCATTGAAGCGGTCAACGCTTCCCTTGCAGGTGATGCGCTCACCGACACCTCCGAAACCATTGCTGTCATCGCGAGGAAATAA
- a CDS encoding ATP-binding cassette domain-containing protein — protein MSLSFHNITFTHDGAPFPLLEDVSAHFDAGWTGVVGANGTGKTTVLQLAAGLLEAEAGNIIRAGHMVICPQRTDHAPEMLADFLTAMEPEAFALRGRLGIGEDWAARWFTLSHGERKRAQIGTALWRDPDVLLIDEATNHIDADARSQLIDALRRFHGVGIIVSHDREVLDILCSQCLFLHPPDAVMRPGSYTQAAAEAQREAESAYEERQQLQTQLVRLKQESRTRHSKASQADRKRSKRGLARGDSDGRAKLDLARVTGKDGQAGRLARQLDGRIAQLEEKVAAVETHAQRVPQFWLEGSCSPRRVLFTLPSGEIDLGESRILSFPSLTMQRNDRIAITGGNGLGKSTFIRHILRELQIEEQHLVYLPQEIDLEQTRRIMSDVRALPNDLLGHVYTIVSTLGSDPKRLLQNDDASPGELRKILLALGVVRHPHLIVMDEPTNHLDLPAVECLEQALRDCPCGLLLVSHDMRFLSNVATTKWQLTQNGSTVSIAEELI, from the coding sequence ATGTCGCTATCCTTTCACAATATCACCTTTACGCATGACGGCGCGCCGTTCCCGCTGCTCGAGGATGTGTCTGCACATTTCGATGCGGGGTGGACCGGCGTTGTCGGTGCGAATGGCACAGGGAAAACCACCGTGCTGCAACTGGCTGCTGGACTGCTTGAAGCTGAAGCGGGAAATATCATCAGAGCCGGACATATGGTCATCTGTCCCCAGCGCACAGATCATGCACCGGAGATGCTGGCGGACTTCCTCACAGCGATGGAGCCCGAGGCTTTTGCGCTGCGTGGACGTCTGGGCATCGGGGAGGACTGGGCCGCCCGCTGGTTCACCCTCAGTCATGGCGAACGAAAGCGCGCCCAGATCGGTACGGCACTCTGGCGCGATCCGGATGTGCTGCTCATCGACGAGGCGACGAATCATATCGACGCCGATGCGCGCTCACAGCTCATCGACGCGCTGCGTCGTTTTCACGGCGTCGGCATCATCGTCAGTCACGACCGGGAAGTACTCGACATACTCTGCTCACAATGCCTTTTCCTTCATCCCCCGGACGCCGTCATGCGTCCGGGGAGCTATACGCAGGCTGCCGCCGAAGCGCAACGCGAAGCGGAAAGTGCATACGAAGAACGTCAACAACTGCAGACGCAGCTCGTGCGCCTGAAACAGGAGTCCCGCACACGGCACAGCAAAGCGTCGCAAGCGGACCGGAAGCGCTCGAAGCGTGGACTCGCGCGCGGGGACAGTGACGGACGCGCGAAACTGGATCTCGCTCGAGTCACGGGGAAGGATGGACAGGCTGGCAGGCTGGCGCGGCAGCTCGATGGACGCATTGCGCAGCTCGAAGAAAAAGTCGCCGCTGTGGAAACCCACGCGCAACGTGTGCCGCAGTTCTGGCTCGAAGGTTCGTGTTCACCGCGCCGCGTGCTCTTCACACTTCCATCTGGTGAAATCGATCTCGGGGAATCGCGCATACTGAGCTTTCCTTCCCTCACCATGCAACGGAATGACCGCATTGCAATCACGGGCGGGAACGGACTCGGAAAAAGCACCTTCATCCGTCATATTCTTCGTGAACTGCAGATCGAGGAGCAGCACCTGGTTTATCTTCCGCAGGAAATTGACCTCGAGCAGACAAGGCGCATCATGTCGGATGTACGTGCGCTCCCGAATGACCTGCTGGGACATGTCTACACCATTGTCAGCACACTTGGATCCGATCCGAAACGGCTGCTGCAGAACGATGACGCGAGTCCGGGCGAACTCCGCAAAATCCTCCTCGCCCTCGGGGTCGTGCGCCATCCGCACCTGATCGTGATGGATGAACCCACGAACCATCTCGATCTTCCGGCAGTGGAATGTCTCGAGCAGGCGCTGCGTGACTGTCCCTGCGGACTCCTTCTCGTCAGTCACGACATGCGATTTCTTTCGAACGTCGCCACGACGAAATGGCAGTTGACACAAAACGGATCCACTGTCAGCATTGCCGAGGAATTGATCTGA
- a CDS encoding NAD-dependent epimerase/dehydratase family protein: MEKKRAIITGATGMVGSAVLQYCIDHTDIGDITVVGRRPMESAPPEVRQIMHEDFGDMSGLGEQLAGFDIAFFCIGVYTGAVDDERFREITVDYTIAFATALKQWSPDATFCFLSGQGADLTEKSRLSFARYKGAAEKALMSMDFQHLAIFRPGYIYPSTPREEPNLMYRISRLLYPVARYVYPNIGLTSDDLARVMVKVGAAPELLAGRSILENRDIRALLRG, translated from the coding sequence ATGGAAAAGAAACGTGCGATCATCACCGGTGCGACGGGAATGGTCGGTTCAGCAGTCCTTCAGTACTGCATCGATCATACAGACATAGGGGATATCACCGTCGTTGGAAGACGGCCGATGGAGTCTGCTCCCCCGGAAGTCAGGCAGATAATGCATGAGGATTTCGGGGATATGAGTGGACTCGGTGAACAGCTCGCTGGATTTGATATCGCATTCTTCTGCATCGGCGTTTATACCGGTGCGGTGGATGATGAACGCTTTCGTGAGATCACAGTCGATTATACCATCGCGTTTGCGACTGCGCTGAAGCAGTGGAGTCCGGATGCGACGTTCTGCTTTCTCAGTGGACAGGGGGCGGACCTGACGGAGAAAAGCCGACTGTCTTTCGCCCGCTACAAGGGTGCGGCGGAGAAGGCCCTGATGTCGATGGATTTTCAACACCTCGCGATATTTCGTCCCGGCTACATATACCCGAGTACTCCCCGTGAAGAACCCAATCTCATGTATCGCATCAGCAGGCTGCTGTATCCCGTCGCACGGTACGTCTATCCGAATATCGGACTGACATCAGACGACCTCGCACGTGTGATGGTGAAGGTCGGGGCGGCACCGGAATTGCTGGCGGGACGCTCCATTCTTGAAAATCGGGATATCAGGGCGTTGCTTCGCGGCTGA